A window of Halobacillus naozhouensis genomic DNA:
TGGAAAAAGATCGATAGTAAGCGACCGCAGTGATACGAAGCCAAGCCCGAGAATGGCAGCGACAATCATGATTACTCCGACTGGACGCTTGACGGATTCATTTACAAGCTTCACTTATGCGTCCTCCTTCATAATCGTCACATTGGCCCCATCACTTAAGGTCAGCTGGCCGCTCGTTACGACAGGTGCCTCCATGTTTACGTCACCGGAAATCGCTGTTTGCTTCGTTTGGGATTCGATCACTTCTACATCCACACGCACAGCCTTCTGATCGATCACCTGGTAAATATACGACTGGCCGGCCTCCTCGGCGACAGCATCTGTTGGAACAATCAGTGTATCTTCGACAACCGTTTCTGGTAAAAGAAACGTCGCCATCATGCCTGGTTTGATCGCTCTATCTTGATTTTCAACGGTCGCTTCTACAGGGTAAAGCCCTGTCTCATCAGGAACCGATGGAACATAGCTAATCGTCGACGTTATTGGTTCTTCCAGCGTATCCATTTGGACTTGAAGCTCTTCCCCTTCAGAAAATAGCCCAAGTTGTTCTGCCGTCACGGCCGCTGTGATCGTCATCGGATTTAAGCTGACAATCGTGGCGAACGGCTGCTGATTCGTGACCATATCACCTTCGCCAGCCTTCAGTGAAGAGACTTCTCCGCTGGCAGGAGCAGTAATTACTTCGTTAGCGCCTTGTTCCTTTGCTTGATTAAGCTGTACTTGCGCTTGTTCCACTTGAAGCTCGGCTTGCTCAACACCAATTCGGGCTTGTTCAAGCTGCTGCTGCGCCTGATCGACCTGTGCTTCAGCCTTGGCAACAGCTGAACTGCTTGACGCTCCCTTTTCGCCGATTAGCTGCTGATATTGGGCGTAAGCTTGATCAGCACGGGTTTGTGCCTGCTCGTAGAGCACTTCCGGCACGGTGCCTTCTTCGACTAATTGTTTCGTCTCATCGGCCAGGGCTTGCGCCTGTTCATATTGTTGTTTGGCCGCAGTAGCGGCTTTATTGCCTTGAGTCGCTTTTGCATTGGCCGCTTCCTTAGCAATTTCAACTTGTTCTTTCGCATTCTCTACTCCAGCTTGGGCTTGTTCATAGGCAATTTGTGCGTTTTCCAGCTGTTTCTTCGCTTGCTTGACCGCAAGCTGCTGGAGTTCAACCTGGCTGCTCATATTGCCGGGATCGACGACGCCGACCGTCTCCCCTTCTTCAATGCGGTCACCCTTGGCTACGTTTAACGTCACCAGTTCGCCAGGAACGCTCGAAATGACGGGAGAGGTGTCAGCGGTCGTGGCCCTCCCCACTATTTTTCTTTCAATAATGAAGTTATCTTGAATCATTTCAGTGGTTTCGACGGGTGTTGTTCGGGTTTCGGCTGTTTCTTCGGCGTTATCTGAATTGTTGCAGGCGGTTAGTGTTGTGATGGTTAGCAGGAGGAGAAAATATGTAAGACGTTTCATAGGTTCAATATCCTCTCTTGTGTGGTCATAATTATGGATAATGTTACTAAAGTGCGAACGGGATTGCAACTTGTCGAGGGGTGACAGATTGGTGAATGTTTGTAAAAGCTGTGGGGAGAGTGTTGTGATTATTTGAGTTATTTCCGGGGAAATAATCTATTCCCCACGATTAATAAAATAATTGCTCGAATCGTCTTGGGAATAAAGATAGTGGAAGTTCGTTTAAGACCGAATTAAGAGGAAGTTCGGTTAAGAACGGCACGCCTGTGGGGCAAAAATAAACCGCCTGGCTCGAATAGAGTCAGGCGGTTATGTAAGTTATTGCATCGTGTTGCCGAGTTGGGCAATAATGAGATCAAGTTTTTTCACTTGAGATAGCTGCTCGTGATCAGGGAATTTCTCATTAAAGTGCTGGAATAGCGGCATGAGGGCTTCGTCATCGAGTAACTCTTTATACGTTTGATACGTATGTTGATACTGCTTAATGTAGCGTTTCATTTTTTTCTCAAAACCTGCTAGATGATAGGTAGATGAGAAGTCAAAGGCTTTCGCGATGTCGCTGTCATAAGAAGGGAATTCCGGGTTGATC
This region includes:
- a CDS encoding efflux RND transporter periplasmic adaptor subunit codes for the protein MKRLTYFLLLLTITTLTACNNSDNAEETAETRTTPVETTEMIQDNFIIERKIVGRATTADTSPVISSVPGELVTLNVAKGDRIEEGETVGVVDPGNMSSQVELQQLAVKQAKKQLENAQIAYEQAQAGVENAKEQVEIAKEAANAKATQGNKAATAAKQQYEQAQALADETKQLVEEGTVPEVLYEQAQTRADQAYAQYQQLIGEKGASSSSAVAKAEAQVDQAQQQLEQARIGVEQAELQVEQAQVQLNQAKEQGANEVITAPASGEVSSLKAGEGDMVTNQQPFATIVSLNPMTITAAVTAEQLGLFSEGEELQVQMDTLEEPITSTISYVPSVPDETGLYPVEATVENQDRAIKPGMMATFLLPETVVEDTLIVPTDAVAEEAGQSYIYQVIDQKAVRVDVEVIESQTKQTAISGDVNMEAPVVTSGQLTLSDGANVTIMKEDA